The following proteins come from a genomic window of Miscanthus floridulus cultivar M001 chromosome 2, ASM1932011v1, whole genome shotgun sequence:
- the LOC136537414 gene encoding glutathione S-transferase T2-like has protein sequence MFNSTTPGDRTREIKQLKEQWHRVNKSVNYFQGCWIKAERLRGSDEQVMDNAEAFYEEESDDGEFKLEACWKVLRDRPKWHAYNEDLNGSHKRKYSEAEAVDLTASADVVTDLQRPIGCKKAKEELNRKGKGKVSSSIMDEIDKLIEGQQKSKEDHMEILDRHQQIAADKKESARLTHLVAQENKEAKLVEKEGKKHDKESKLLETYKALLIIDTIQMHEDMRTEHMLALKGMREMIFPHRASGQ, from the coding sequence ATGTTCAACAGCACGACTCCAGGTGATAGAACCAGAGAAATTAAGCAACTGAAGGAACAATGGCATCGTGTGAACAAAAGTGTGAATTACTTTCAAGGCTGTTGGATAAAAGCAGAGCGACTTCGTGGCTCTGATGAGCAGGTAATGGATAATGCCGAGGCTTTCTATGAGGAAGAGTCTGATGATGGTGAGTTTAAACTTGAAGCTTGTTGGAAGGTTCTTCGAGATCGACCAAAGTGGCATGCATACAATGAGGACCTTAATGGATCTCACAAAAGAAAGTATTCTGAGGCAGAAGCTGTTGACCTGACAGCCTCTGCTGATGTGGTCACTGATCTGCAGCGTCCAATTGGTTGTAAGAAAGCTAAGGAGGAACTCAACAGGAAGGGAAAGGGGAAGGTTTCTTCATCAATTATGGATGAGATTGACAAACTAATAGAAGGTCAACAGAAATCTAAGGAAGATCACATGGAGATACTGGACAGACACCAACAAATTGCCGCTGACAAGAAGGAATCAGCAAGGCTGACCCACCTTGTAGCCCAAGAGAATAAGGAGGCAAAACTAGttgaaaaagaaggaaaaaagcaTGATAAGGAATCCAAATTGCTGGAGACATATAAAGCCCTTCTGATCATTGACACAATTCAGATGCATGAGGACATGAGAACTGAGCATATGTTAGCTCTTAAGGGtatgagggagatgatttttcccCACCGTGCTTCTGGACAGTAG